Proteins encoded in a region of the Methylosinus trichosporium OB3b genome:
- a CDS encoding sulfate ABC transporter substrate-binding protein → MLLTPCLRLLRRLPILSAMILAAPAPKLSAAEIRILNVSYDPTRELYKEINPAFAAHWKAKTGDTVAIQASHGGSGKQARSVIDGLDADVVTLALAADIDAVAAKSGKIAADWQKRLPNNSTPYASTIVFLVRKGNPKGVKNWDDLAKPGVSVITPNPKTSGGARWNYLAAWGYGLKTYGGDEAKTLDLVKAIYKNAPVLDTGARGSTITFAQRGIGDVLIAWENEAFLAQKEFGADKLEIVVPPLSILAEPPVALVDGNVDAKGTRKVAEAYLNFLYTPQAQKIIAKNFYRPAHPEFAEKKDVNSLPKLELLTIDGAFGGWAAAQKKHFADGGVFDDIQKQIAAN, encoded by the coding sequence ATGCTGCTGACGCCTTGCCTTCGCCTGCTCCGCCGCCTTCCAATTCTCTCGGCGATGATCCTCGCGGCGCCGGCGCCGAAGCTCTCCGCCGCCGAAATCCGCATCCTCAACGTCTCCTATGATCCGACGCGCGAGCTGTACAAGGAGATCAACCCAGCCTTCGCCGCTCATTGGAAGGCCAAGACCGGCGATACGGTTGCGATCCAGGCCTCGCACGGCGGCTCGGGCAAGCAGGCGCGCTCGGTCATCGACGGGCTCGACGCCGATGTCGTGACGCTTGCGCTCGCCGCCGATATCGATGCGGTCGCCGCCAAGAGCGGGAAGATCGCCGCCGATTGGCAGAAGCGTCTTCCCAATAATTCGACGCCATACGCCTCGACGATCGTCTTCCTGGTGCGCAAGGGCAATCCGAAGGGCGTCAAGAATTGGGACGATCTCGCCAAGCCCGGCGTGTCGGTGATCACGCCAAATCCCAAGACCTCCGGCGGCGCCCGCTGGAACTATCTCGCCGCCTGGGGTTATGGGCTGAAGACCTATGGCGGCGACGAGGCCAAGACGCTGGATCTGGTGAAGGCCATCTACAAGAATGCGCCGGTTCTCGACACCGGCGCGCGCGGCTCCACCATCACCTTCGCGCAGCGCGGCATCGGCGACGTGCTCATCGCCTGGGAGAACGAGGCCTTTCTCGCTCAGAAGGAGTTCGGCGCCGACAAGCTCGAGATCGTCGTGCCGCCGCTGTCGATCCTGGCCGAACCGCCCGTCGCCCTCGTCGACGGCAATGTCGACGCCAAGGGAACGCGCAAGGTCGCGGAAGCCTATCTGAACTTCCTCTACACGCCGCAGGCGCAGAAGATCATCGCCAAGAATTTCTATCGGCCCGCGCACCCGGAGTTCGCCGAGAAGAAAGATGTGAATAGCCTGCCGAAGCTCGAGCTCCTCACCATCGACGGCGCCTTCGGCGGCTGGGCCGCGGCGCAGAAGAAGCACTTCGCCGACGGCGGCGTCTTCGACGACATTCAAAAGCAGATCGCCGCCAACTGA
- a CDS encoding tetratricopeptide repeat protein — MSTIRLGRDLTPIIQALKTYDSRTAQRNCLFLEGFDLRNRRRLDEAESKFLKAYALSSGNVHINRELAALYCKQRRYNEAEGYARAAYKQFPTNVYLLDIMAEALLGKRQLGLGVDETELTDVMQSLERYGDAPGSSFYLIRMAQSQLSNRKYRDALRTVNKAIERNDSHPPAYFLRTEILLALNDIPQAERDLATIDQLLAAEGGFSADDEARKSELDIRVLIEKRQYSQAHAEIKRKAFVLPTHVSDRLSHSLAKAIAFSDGFVAKELREWANHIQKR, encoded by the coding sequence TTGTCGACCATCAGACTTGGTCGCGACCTGACTCCGATAATTCAAGCTCTAAAAACATATGACTCGCGCACCGCACAGAGAAACTGCCTTTTTCTAGAGGGATTCGATCTCAGAAATCGACGCCGATTAGATGAGGCTGAAAGTAAGTTTTTGAAAGCCTATGCACTTAGTTCTGGCAATGTTCACATAAACCGCGAACTAGCGGCGCTTTACTGTAAACAGCGGCGATATAATGAGGCTGAAGGCTACGCTAGAGCCGCCTACAAGCAATTCCCTACTAATGTCTATTTGCTTGACATAATGGCTGAAGCGCTATTGGGAAAGCGGCAGCTTGGTCTCGGCGTGGATGAAACTGAGTTGACCGACGTGATGCAATCGCTTGAGCGGTACGGCGATGCACCGGGATCTTCTTTCTATCTCATTCGGATGGCACAATCACAATTGTCTAACCGAAAATATAGGGACGCACTTCGGACGGTCAACAAGGCAATCGAGCGTAATGACAGCCATCCACCCGCTTACTTTCTGCGAACAGAGATTCTTTTAGCTCTCAATGATATTCCTCAGGCCGAACGTGATCTCGCTACCATCGATCAGTTACTTGCTGCCGAAGGCGGGTTCTCAGCAGATGATGAAGCGAGGAAAAGTGAGTTGGACATCAGAGTCCTCATCGAAAAGCGGCAATATAGTCAGGCGCATGCCGAAATTAAGAGAAAAGCTTTCGTTCTTCCGACCCACGTTTCTGACCGGCTTTCCCATAGTCTAGCCAAAGCTATCGCGTTTAGCGACGGCTTCGTCGCTAAAGAGCTACGAGAATGGGCGAATCATATACAAAAAAGGTAG
- a CDS encoding toll/interleukin-1 receptor domain-containing protein: MKAFLSHSSKDKAVVRAVADRLGLARCEYDEYTFEFTLNSEAIRNALKRSTLFVFFLSYNSIRSDFVAEELRIALESRSAGTLRRVLIFSLDVTSYKALPEWMREINVAFHIANAKSISRKIEASLIALEAETRSRLEVYIRRDDDERDLRRALRLAPGKAPIALHAVGHYGIGRRTFLQKSLTELYPRAITGFIEIPLHRYEGAEEFYRRLHEQHVVGSLEDAVKDFEAFGQMSLDEQVDALADLMADLSRLGDFTIVDDQGGAYDEEGKYKPFLIELLKKLTGSARPEIGFVQTRMMPPAYRAASPNSYHRFVTRLSDEQIKELLSFTLKDAEVDFSDEQLNAITQLLDGHPFNVKFVVQAIKSYGIDLFISDPHDLIEWKVRRAEDFLKLIEFNEAETDLIAALSEYRYFPLELLQTIMKKDISEITAALRRLEDHCCIERRDKYYQVASPIREAVRRDERFEKTDAWKKAIANAITSTIGEYRTTSKSRSIY, translated from the coding sequence ATGAAAGCGTTTCTATCGCACAGCAGCAAAGATAAAGCCGTAGTGCGCGCGGTAGCAGACCGACTCGGGCTAGCTCGATGTGAATATGACGAATATACATTCGAGTTTACGCTGAACTCTGAAGCTATTAGGAACGCACTCAAGCGATCAACGCTATTTGTCTTCTTTCTATCCTATAACTCGATCCGCTCTGACTTTGTTGCCGAAGAGCTTCGCATTGCTCTTGAGTCTAGGTCTGCCGGCACACTACGGAGAGTGCTAATATTTTCATTAGACGTGACTTCTTACAAGGCGCTTCCGGAATGGATGCGTGAAATAAACGTGGCCTTTCACATTGCAAATGCAAAATCTATTTCAAGAAAAATAGAGGCATCTCTGATTGCGCTTGAAGCAGAAACTCGTTCAAGACTTGAAGTTTATATTCGAAGAGACGACGATGAGAGGGATCTACGTCGCGCTCTCCGACTAGCCCCTGGAAAAGCTCCCATTGCGCTCCATGCCGTTGGTCACTACGGCATTGGTCGCCGAACCTTCCTGCAGAAGTCTCTCACAGAACTATATCCACGAGCTATCACAGGCTTCATCGAAATCCCACTTCACCGATATGAAGGTGCGGAAGAATTCTATCGGAGGCTGCACGAACAACACGTCGTTGGTTCTCTGGAGGACGCAGTTAAGGATTTTGAGGCATTTGGACAAATGAGTCTTGACGAGCAGGTAGACGCGCTCGCGGACTTGATGGCCGATTTAAGTCGCCTTGGCGATTTCACAATTGTTGACGATCAAGGAGGCGCATACGACGAAGAGGGTAAATACAAGCCATTTCTAATTGAGCTATTGAAAAAACTTACTGGCTCTGCAAGGCCAGAGATTGGTTTTGTTCAAACACGCATGATGCCACCTGCTTACCGGGCAGCCTCGCCTAATTCTTATCATAGATTCGTCACTCGCTTGAGCGATGAACAAATTAAAGAGTTGCTGAGCTTCACGTTAAAGGATGCAGAAGTTGACTTTTCTGACGAACAACTAAATGCAATCACGCAACTGCTAGACGGACACCCTTTCAACGTCAAATTTGTTGTTCAGGCTATAAAGAGTTATGGCATTGATCTATTTATATCAGACCCACACGACTTGATCGAGTGGAAAGTAAGAAGAGCAGAGGATTTTTTGAAGCTGATCGAATTTAATGAGGCTGAAACGGACTTAATCGCCGCGCTGTCTGAGTATCGTTATTTTCCACTTGAGCTTTTACAAACAATAATGAAAAAAGATATCAGCGAAATAACCGCCGCCTTACGTAGACTTGAAGATCATTGCTGCATTGAGCGGCGAGATAAGTACTATCAAGTAGCCAGCCCAATCAGGGAGGCCGTCAGGCGCGACGAGCGATTTGAAAAGACAGACGCCTGGAAAAAGGCGATCGCCAATGCAATTACTTCTACAATTGGAGAATATAGAACGACGAGCAAATCCCGATCTATTTACTAG
- the parE gene encoding DNA topoisomerase IV subunit B yields the protein MAKSDDLFGGAQRKPASAAPAAKAPKAPAEYDAASIEVLEGLEPVRRRPGMYIGGKDEAAMHHLFAEVLDNSMDEAVAGHASFIEVSLEPDGWLTVIDNGRGIPVGPHPKFPKKSALEVVMTMLHAGGKFDSGAYQTSGGLHGVGVSVVNALSERLEVEVAQNQQLYRQIFSRGLPQGKLEELGRIANRRGTKIRFKPDAEIFGAATHWRPARLFRMARSKAYLFGGVEIRWRCAPALIEPGSDVPAEAVLRFPGGLRDYLARETEGKDLVADQPFVGKVQREGGHGSLEWAIAWFTHEDGFSHSYCNTIPTPDGGTHEAGFRLALLRGLKDHAERIGQAKRAALLTADDLMGQSAAMISVFIREPEFQGQNKTRLMNVEASRVVENTVRDAFDHWLAGAPSQATKLLDFAVERAEERLRRRAEKEQARKSPTRKLRLPGKLADCTNTSAQGSELFIVEGDSAGGSAKAARDRASQAVLPLRGKILNVASAGKEKFAANQQLADLAQALGCGSGSHYRDEDLRYDKIIVMTDADVDGAHIASLLITFFFRQMPKLIDGGHLYLAVPPLYKLTQGAKTVYARDDRHRDELVKKVLTGKGKIETSRFKGLGEMMPAQLKETTMDAKKRTLLKVVIAGEEREETADCVERLMGTKPEARFAFIQERAPFATELDV from the coding sequence ATGGCCAAATCCGACGATCTCTTCGGCGGCGCTCAGCGCAAGCCCGCCTCCGCCGCTCCCGCCGCGAAGGCGCCCAAGGCGCCGGCGGAATATGACGCCGCCTCCATCGAGGTGCTGGAGGGGCTGGAGCCCGTCCGGCGCCGGCCCGGAATGTATATCGGCGGCAAGGACGAGGCCGCCATGCATCACCTCTTCGCCGAGGTGCTGGACAATTCGATGGACGAGGCCGTCGCCGGCCACGCCAGCTTCATCGAGGTTTCCCTCGAGCCGGACGGCTGGCTCACCGTCATCGACAACGGCCGCGGCATTCCCGTCGGCCCGCATCCGAAATTCCCCAAGAAATCGGCGCTGGAAGTGGTGATGACCATGCTGCACGCCGGCGGCAAGTTCGATTCGGGGGCCTATCAGACCTCCGGCGGCCTGCATGGCGTCGGCGTCTCGGTGGTCAACGCCCTCTCGGAGCGGCTCGAGGTCGAGGTCGCCCAGAACCAGCAGCTCTATCGACAGATTTTTTCGCGCGGACTGCCGCAGGGAAAGCTCGAGGAATTGGGCCGCATCGCCAATCGCCGCGGCACCAAGATTCGCTTCAAGCCGGACGCGGAAATCTTCGGCGCGGCGACGCATTGGCGCCCCGCCCGCCTCTTCCGCATGGCGCGCTCCAAGGCCTATCTCTTCGGCGGCGTCGAAATCCGCTGGCGTTGCGCTCCGGCGCTGATCGAGCCCGGCTCCGATGTGCCGGCCGAGGCGGTGCTGCGCTTCCCGGGCGGATTGCGCGATTATCTCGCCCGCGAGACCGAGGGCAAGGATCTCGTCGCCGATCAGCCCTTCGTCGGCAAAGTGCAGCGCGAGGGCGGCCATGGCTCGCTCGAATGGGCGATCGCCTGGTTCACCCATGAGGACGGCTTCTCCCATTCCTATTGCAACACGATTCCGACGCCGGACGGCGGCACGCATGAGGCGGGCTTCCGCCTCGCTCTGCTGCGCGGGCTCAAGGATCACGCCGAGCGCATCGGCCAGGCCAAGCGCGCAGCGCTGCTGACGGCCGACGATCTGATGGGCCAGTCGGCGGCGATGATCTCGGTGTTCATCCGCGAGCCGGAGTTCCAGGGCCAGAACAAGACGCGGCTGATGAATGTCGAGGCCTCGCGCGTCGTCGAGAATACGGTGCGCGACGCTTTCGATCATTGGCTCGCCGGCGCGCCGTCACAGGCGACCAAGCTCTTGGATTTCGCGGTGGAGCGCGCCGAGGAGCGGCTGCGCCGCCGCGCCGAGAAGGAGCAGGCGCGCAAATCGCCGACGCGCAAATTGCGCCTGCCCGGCAAGCTCGCCGATTGCACCAACACCTCGGCGCAGGGCTCGGAGCTGTTCATCGTCGAGGGCGATTCGGCCGGCGGCTCGGCCAAGGCGGCGCGCGACCGCGCCAGTCAGGCCGTCCTGCCCTTGCGCGGCAAGATTCTCAATGTCGCCTCGGCGGGCAAGGAGAAGTTCGCGGCCAATCAGCAGCTCGCCGATCTCGCCCAGGCGCTCGGCTGCGGCTCCGGCTCGCATTATCGCGACGAGGATTTGCGCTACGACAAGATCATCGTGATGACCGACGCCGATGTGGACGGCGCCCACATCGCCTCGCTGCTCATCACCTTCTTCTTCCGCCAAATGCCCAAGCTCATCGACGGCGGCCATCTCTATCTCGCCGTGCCGCCGCTCTATAAGCTGACGCAAGGCGCCAAGACGGTCTATGCGCGCGACGACAGGCATCGCGACGAGCTGGTGAAGAAGGTGCTGACCGGCAAGGGGAAGATCGAGACGAGCCGCTTCAAGGGCCTCGGCGAGATGATGCCGGCTCAGCTCAAGGAAACCACCATGGATGCGAAGAAACGCACGCTTCTGAAGGTGGTGATCGCCGGCGAGGAGCGCGAGGAGACCGCCGATTGCGTCGAGCGGCTGATGGGGACGAAGCCCGAGGCGCGCTTCGCCTTCATCCAGGAACGCGCGCCCTTCGCCACGGAGCTCGATGTGTGA
- a CDS encoding PQQ-dependent sugar dehydrogenase: MRIGISHWAVLLAIAGAGPAAAEPAPLLRGAAAFSDWRADAPGVRRQITAGDLPAPLASDPVASRSQIVARPADAAPRVPAGFATSVLATGLEGPRVIRVAPNGDVFVTESVGGRVRVLRLDGAAPAEHVFARDLERPSGLAFYPPGPDPQWLYVATVSQVRRYPYRAGDLEASGAGEIVVADLPRDGHWTRDIAFSPDGRTLYVAVGSRTNVAEGHAQPSAQQVAALERANGVGASDGPELFRADVLAFDPQGGQKRVFATGLRNCASLAFRPKSDELWCAVAERDMLGDDLPPDYVTHVREGGFYGWPWRYAGDNVDPRHAGERPDLAGRALSPQVLIQPHSAPLGVAFYEGDQFPRDYSGDAFVALHGSWNRAKRTGYKIVRLRFENGSATGEYEDFVTGFVADDAAVWGRPVAVAVARDGALLFGEDANGTIWRVSHP, encoded by the coding sequence ATGAGAATCGGAATTTCCCATTGGGCGGTCCTGCTCGCGATCGCCGGCGCCGGGCCGGCGGCGGCGGAGCCCGCCCCTTTGCTGCGAGGCGCCGCGGCTTTTTCCGATTGGCGCGCCGACGCGCCGGGCGTGCGCCGGCAGATCACCGCCGGCGATCTTCCGGCGCCGCTCGCCAGCGATCCCGTCGCCTCGCGCTCGCAGATCGTCGCGCGCCCCGCCGATGCGGCGCCGCGCGTCCCGGCGGGCTTCGCGACCAGCGTCCTCGCCACCGGCCTCGAGGGCCCGCGCGTCATTCGCGTCGCGCCCAATGGCGATGTCTTCGTCACCGAGAGCGTCGGCGGTCGCGTGCGCGTCTTGCGTCTCGACGGCGCCGCTCCAGCGGAGCATGTGTTCGCGCGCGATCTCGAGCGGCCCTCCGGCCTCGCCTTCTATCCGCCGGGCCCCGATCCGCAATGGCTCTATGTCGCGACGGTCTCGCAGGTGCGGCGCTATCCCTATCGCGCCGGCGATCTCGAGGCGTCCGGCGCCGGCGAGATCGTCGTCGCGGATTTGCCGCGCGACGGACATTGGACGCGGGACATCGCCTTTTCGCCCGATGGCCGCACGCTGTATGTCGCGGTCGGCTCGCGCACCAATGTCGCCGAGGGACATGCGCAACCGTCCGCGCAGCAGGTCGCCGCGCTCGAGCGGGCCAATGGCGTCGGCGCGAGCGATGGTCCCGAGCTGTTTCGCGCCGATGTGCTCGCCTTCGATCCGCAGGGCGGACAAAAACGCGTCTTCGCCACCGGCCTGCGCAATTGCGCGAGCCTCGCCTTTCGGCCGAAGTCCGACGAGCTCTGGTGCGCCGTCGCCGAGCGCGACATGCTCGGCGACGATCTGCCGCCCGATTATGTGACGCATGTGCGCGAGGGCGGGTTCTATGGGTGGCCGTGGCGCTATGCCGGCGACAATGTCGATCCCCGCCACGCCGGCGAGCGGCCGGATCTCGCCGGTCGAGCCCTGTCTCCGCAGGTTCTGATCCAGCCGCATTCGGCGCCGCTCGGCGTCGCCTTCTACGAGGGCGATCAGTTTCCGCGGGACTATTCCGGCGACGCCTTCGTCGCTCTGCACGGCTCATGGAATCGCGCCAAGCGCACGGGCTACAAGATCGTGCGGCTGCGGTTCGAGAACGGGAGCGCGACCGGCGAATATGAGGATTTCGTGACCGGCTTCGTCGCCGATGACGCGGCTGTCTGGGGGCGTCCGGTCGCGGTCGCCGTCGCCAGGGACGGCGCGCTGCTCTTCGGCGAGGACGCCAATGGCACGATCTGGCGCGTCTCTCATCCGTGA
- a CDS encoding RrF2 family transcriptional regulator, translating to MLSNKAKYGLKALIHLAGAEGQCLAGDIAKENNIPRKFLDAILVELRNAGIINSKKGKHGGYLLARPAEKVTVGQIIRILDGPLAPIACASKTAYQRCADCPDEDACAIHDIMLDVRESIALILDRTSIASLRERGSREARVLR from the coding sequence ATGTTGTCGAACAAAGCCAAATACGGCTTGAAAGCGCTGATTCATCTCGCCGGCGCCGAAGGCCAGTGCCTCGCCGGCGACATCGCGAAAGAGAATAATATTCCGCGAAAATTTCTCGACGCGATTCTGGTCGAGCTGAGGAACGCCGGGATCATCAACAGCAAGAAGGGCAAGCACGGCGGCTATCTGCTGGCGCGCCCTGCCGAGAAGGTCACCGTGGGCCAGATCATCCGCATTCTCGACGGGCCGCTGGCGCCGATCGCCTGCGCCAGCAAGACCGCCTATCAGCGCTGCGCCGACTGCCCCGACGAGGACGCCTGCGCCATTCACGACATCATGCTCGACGTGCGCGAATCGATCGCGCTCATTCTGGACCGCACCAGCATCGCCTCGCTGCGGGAACGGGGCAGCCGCGAAGCGCGGGTGCTGCGGTGA
- a CDS encoding sensor histidine kinase, with protein sequence MTDIDSRRAASGDGDSALALERMRMALDASLTGIWDWDLVTGEVHLDERVRALWALPESAPGSFEIFRNALHPDDKERTREAVEAALDPAHVGDYEAEYRVIGQTDGIERWIAVRGRTVFENGHAARIIGTARDISDRKRREQHVHVLLRELVHRSKNLLAVVQAMARQTAAGSPSLEDFQRKFAARLQALAMAHDLLVSQEWRGACMRELASAQIGYCLDMDSVDTHIEGPRVMLKPEAAQNIGLALHELAVNALTHGALSQPGGRVELCWRREDGRFLVEWREFGGPPVADAPCEGFGHKVIKRLVAQALGGEATIGFPPDGFAWTLAVPAAQALAE encoded by the coding sequence TTGACCGACATCGACAGCAGACGCGCCGCCTCCGGCGACGGCGATTCCGCGCTGGCGCTGGAGCGCATGCGCATGGCGCTCGACGCCAGCCTCACCGGCATTTGGGACTGGGATCTCGTCACCGGCGAGGTCCATCTCGACGAGCGCGTGCGCGCGCTCTGGGCGCTGCCCGAGAGCGCGCCCGGCAGCTTCGAGATTTTCCGCAATGCGCTGCATCCCGACGACAAGGAACGCACGCGCGAAGCCGTCGAGGCGGCGCTCGATCCCGCCCATGTCGGCGATTACGAAGCGGAATATCGCGTGATCGGCCAGACCGACGGGATCGAGCGGTGGATCGCGGTGCGCGGCCGCACCGTCTTCGAGAACGGCCATGCGGCGCGCATCATCGGCACGGCGCGCGACATCAGCGACCGCAAGCGCCGCGAGCAGCATGTGCATGTGCTGCTGCGCGAGCTGGTGCATCGCTCCAAGAATCTGCTCGCCGTGGTGCAGGCGATGGCGCGGCAGACGGCCGCGGGCTCCCCCTCGCTCGAGGATTTTCAGCGCAAGTTCGCCGCGCGCCTGCAGGCGCTGGCGATGGCGCACGACCTGCTCGTGTCGCAGGAATGGCGCGGCGCCTGCATGCGCGAGCTGGCGAGCGCGCAAATCGGCTATTGCCTCGACATGGACAGCGTCGACACGCATATCGAGGGGCCGCGCGTGATGCTGAAGCCGGAGGCGGCGCAGAACATCGGCCTCGCACTGCACGAGCTCGCCGTGAATGCGCTCACCCATGGCGCGCTGTCGCAGCCCGGTGGGCGCGTCGAGCTCTGCTGGCGCAGGGAGGACGGCCGGTTCCTGGTCGAATGGCGCGAGTTCGGCGGTCCGCCCGTCGCCGATGCGCCCTGCGAGGGCTTCGGCCACAAGGTGATCAAGCGGCTCGTCGCTCAGGCGCTCGGCGGCGAGGCGACGATCGGCTTTCCGCCGGACGGATTCGCCTGGACGCTCGCCGTGCCGGCGGCGCAGGCTCTTGCCGAGTGA
- a CDS encoding sugar kinase produces MDALFIGHAYIDVTMRTKTVPHGDQKSVAEDYAVSFGGNAVTAGFACAKLIGKGVDLVTSLAPDWLGHMFMDMTASYGIRVHPRRVRRSSLSFVLPNDGKRAILRARDADFLEDFPRIDVSGLEVLHVDGHMSDAAIHYARGCRETGALVSLDGGALRPGILELLDFVDVAVVAERLCEQMSLSETEMLAFLRGKGCRIGGVTTGEHGMLWYDESGEVSRLPALPVPKEKVVDTSGAGDVFHGAYVASFLQRPQAPWREHFGFARAASAFKIQHLGNEAGLPTQNDITATLALFPPTDEE; encoded by the coding sequence TTGGACGCGCTCTTCATCGGCCACGCCTATATCGACGTCACCATGCGCACGAAGACGGTGCCGCATGGCGATCAGAAATCGGTCGCCGAGGACTATGCCGTCTCCTTCGGCGGCAATGCGGTGACGGCCGGCTTCGCTTGCGCCAAGCTCATCGGCAAGGGCGTCGATCTCGTCACCTCGCTCGCGCCGGACTGGCTCGGGCACATGTTCATGGACATGACGGCGAGCTATGGCATTCGCGTGCATCCGCGCCGGGTGCGGCGCTCCTCGCTCTCCTTCGTGCTGCCCAATGACGGCAAGCGCGCCATTCTGCGCGCCCGCGACGCCGATTTCCTCGAGGATTTTCCGCGCATCGACGTGAGCGGCCTCGAGGTGCTGCATGTCGACGGCCATATGAGCGACGCCGCCATCCATTACGCGCGCGGATGCCGTGAGACCGGCGCGCTGGTGTCTCTCGACGGCGGCGCGCTGCGGCCGGGCATTCTGGAGCTCCTCGACTTCGTCGATGTCGCGGTGGTGGCCGAGCGCCTGTGCGAGCAGATGTCGCTATCGGAAACGGAAATGCTCGCCTTCTTGCGCGGCAAAGGCTGCCGCATCGGCGGCGTCACCACCGGCGAGCACGGCATGTTGTGGTACGACGAATCCGGCGAGGTGTCGCGCCTGCCCGCTCTGCCGGTGCCCAAGGAGAAGGTCGTCGACACTTCGGGCGCGGGCGATGTGTTCCACGGCGCCTACGTGGCCTCCTTTCTCCAGCGTCCGCAGGCGCCCTGGCGCGAGCATTTCGGCTTCGCCCGCGCCGCCTCGGCTTTCAAAATTCAGCATCTCGGCAATGAAGCCGGCCTGCCGACGCAAAACGACATCACGGCGACGCTCGCGCTGTTTCCGCCGACCGACGAAGAGTAG
- a CDS encoding exopolyphosphatase, which produces MRKPEHWSGGGGGPRRFDPFASARGGRPPAPIGDAEAQPARLPCASERHEPARHDPVYAALDLGTNNCRLLIARREHRARRKSDMLRVVDAFSRIVRLGEGVSQARRISEGAIERTLAALDICRDKMSARGVTRARLVATQACRAAENGEEFVQRVLDRTGLELEIIDRETEARYAARGCGALADPQADSVLLFDIGGGSTELVWLARAAGAAGFELRHWTSLEIGVVSLAEHYGGRSVDATTFAAMTERALAALSPFAAMTAVERRCQRFHLLGTSGTVTTLAGVHLGLERYDRWRVDGLWLSDEDATKAIDLLRAMDFDQRSANGCIGPQRADLVLAGCAIFEAIRSVFPAARTRIADRGLREGILLELMEEDGLRASER; this is translated from the coding sequence TTGAGAAAACCGGAACATTGGAGCGGCGGAGGCGGCGGACCGCGGCGGTTCGACCCTTTCGCCTCCGCCCGCGGCGGGCGGCCTCCCGCTCCGATCGGCGACGCCGAGGCGCAGCCGGCGCGCCTGCCCTGCGCGAGCGAGCGTCACGAGCCGGCCCGTCATGACCCGGTCTATGCCGCTCTCGACCTCGGCACCAATAATTGCCGGCTGCTGATCGCGCGTCGCGAACATCGGGCGCGGCGTAAGAGCGACATGCTGCGCGTCGTCGACGCCTTCTCGCGCATCGTGCGGCTCGGCGAGGGCGTGAGCCAGGCGCGCCGCATCAGCGAGGGGGCGATCGAGCGCACTTTGGCGGCGCTCGACATCTGCCGCGACAAGATGAGCGCGCGCGGCGTCACCCGCGCCCGGCTCGTCGCCACACAGGCCTGCCGCGCCGCCGAGAATGGCGAGGAGTTCGTTCAGCGGGTTCTCGACCGTACCGGCCTCGAGCTCGAGATCATCGACCGCGAGACCGAGGCGCGCTACGCCGCCCGCGGCTGCGGCGCGCTCGCCGACCCCCAGGCAGACAGCGTCCTTTTGTTCGATATCGGCGGCGGCTCCACCGAGCTCGTCTGGCTGGCGCGAGCCGCGGGCGCGGCCGGATTCGAGCTGCGCCATTGGACCTCGCTCGAGATCGGCGTCGTCTCGCTCGCCGAGCATTATGGCGGCCGCAGCGTCGATGCGACGACCTTCGCGGCGATGACCGAGCGCGCCCTCGCGGCGCTGTCGCCCTTCGCCGCGATGACGGCGGTGGAGCGCCGCTGCCAGCGTTTTCACCTCCTCGGCACCTCCGGCACGGTGACGACACTCGCCGGCGTCCATCTCGGTCTCGAGCGTTACGACCGCTGGCGCGTCGACGGGCTATGGCTCTCCGACGAAGATGCGACGAAGGCGATCGACCTGCTGCGCGCCATGGATTTCGATCAGCGCTCCGCCAATGGCTGCATCGGGCCACAACGCGCCGATCTGGTGCTCGCCGGCTGCGCCATTTTCGAGGCGATCCGCAGCGTCTTCCCAGCCGCCCGCACCCGCATCGCCGACCGCGGCCTGCGCGAGGGCATCCTGCTCGAGCTGATGGAAGAGGATGGACTCCGCGCGAGCGAACGCTGA